The following nucleotide sequence is from Pueribacillus theae.
GTACGACTTTTCATCCGTTAAAACGATTGCTTATGGCGGAGCGCCGATGTCCTATGAAACAATCTATCAGCTAAGAAAGTCTTTTTCTAACGCCAGCTTGCAAAATGCTTACGGAGCTACAGAAACGTCGTCTCCGACAACAATTATGCCCGCTTCTTATCCGGATTCAAAAATAGAGTCAGTCGGTTTGCCGGTCCCTGTTGCAGATTTAAAAATTGTAAATGAAGATTTGGAAGAATGTGGACCGAATGAAGTAGGAGAGTTATTAATTAAAGGCCCGATGGTTGTAGAGGGCTATTGGGATAATGATGAAGCGAACCGAACGGCGTTCATAGATGGATATTGGATTTCGGGTGACATGGCCCGGATGGACGAAGAAGGATTCGTCTACATTATGGATCGAAAAAAAGACATGATTAACAGAGGAGGGGAGAAGATATTTTCTGTCGAGGTTGAGAATGCGCTATACAACCACCCATCCGTTCTTGAAGCAGCCGTCGTCGGTGTACCTGATCCGGTGTACGGGGAACAAGTGAAAGCATTTATCGTAAAAAAGGAAGGAACAGAAGTAAGCGCTGAAGAGCTTAAGTCTTTTCTCTCTGAACGCCTTGCACGTTATAAAATCCCTAAAGAAATTGATTTTATTTCAGAGTTGCCAAGAAATCCCGGGGGAAAAGTATTAAAAAACATTCTTACAAATCAATGAGCTTCAATATCTTCATTCTTTCGAAAACGCTTTCTTTAAAGGGGGTGATTGATAATCAAAAGATAATTGCTGGAAATTTTGGGGTCAATTAAAAAATACACAGAGGAGGATTTTCAATGAAACTTGGAAAACGATTCGTATTTTTCGTTGCCGGTTTACTTTTGGCAATTGGGTTAGTTGCTTGCGGAGGAGAAAAATCAAATTCAGGCGGCAACGGGGCAGATAAGAAGGAAGATGGAGATAAAAAGGCTTCAGAAGTTGCTCAAGGTGTGACAGATGATGAAATTAAAGTAGGGCATCTTGGACCTCAGACAGGCCCTACCGCAATCTATGATTTAATTCGAAAAGGAGCAGATTCTTACTTTAAATATGTCAACGAAAATGGAGGGGTCAATGGAAGGCAAATAAAATTTATTGCTTATGACGACCAATACCAACCTGCAAAAACGGTTCAACAGGCAAAGAAACTAGTTGATGAAGATAAAGTTTTTGCAATGCTCGGAAATGTTTGTACGCCTTGTAACACAGCGGCAAAGGACTATTACATTGAAAAGGGCATTCCTATGATCATGATTAGCACTGGAGCGAAAGAGTTTGTCGATCCGCCTTTAAAAAATTATATGGGCTCAAGCATTATGAACTACCGTGTTGAAACAAAAATCATGCTAGATTATGCGGTCAAAGAACTTGGCGCAAAGAAAATTGCATTGGCTTACCAGAACGATGACTATGGGAAAGAAGGTTATGAAGCAGTTAAAGAAGGTGTTAAAGATTATGATGGGGTAGAAATCGTAGTAGAAACACCATTCCTATCTACAGATACGGATTTAAGCTCACAAGCCCAGAAAATTGACCAGGCAAAACCTGATACAGTCTTTATGATTTCGGTTCCTAATCCAGCGGCAAACATGAAAAAAGCTTTGCATAAAATTGGTGTAAAAGATATCAATTATTTCGTATCCTCCGTTGGTGCCGACGATAACAATTTATTTGAACTGGCTGGAAAGGAAGTTTGGGAAGGTACGTACAGTGCCGCTACGTTGCCTAAGCCTGAATTTGCCAAAGATGATGAGGATGTTCAGCTATTTGTAGACCGATTCAAAAAGGATTATCCAAATGATCCGACCGAAGGATTTTCTATGGTAGGATGGGCAGCGGGTCAAGTCTTTGTAGAAGCTCTAGAAAAAACAGGGGACGATCTAACTTGGGATAACTTCCTTGAATCATTTAATTCTTTCGATAACTGGGATGGTTCATTATACGCGGGAGTTTCTTTCTCACCTGAAAACCATTACGGCTTAACATCTACATTCTTAACCCAAGCGAAAGATGGACATATTGAGCCGATTACGAAACCAGCGACATTTGATCCAGCAACTGGTGAAATTAAATACTCGGAATAAAATATATTCATAATCTTTTAAATTTCGGTGTCGTTGGGAGGCGTTTCAGTGAAATTAAGTAAAACCTATTTGGTTCTCCTCGCAGCAATGGCAATGAGTATAGTTTTAGCCGCCTGTAGTGACAAGACTACAGGCGGCAATAATACCGAAACAGACGAGAAGAACGAAAAAACCGCACAAGGAGTAACAGATGAAGAAATATTGATTGGCCATCTAGGTCCGCAAACAGGACCAACAGCTATCTATGACCTAGTTA
It contains:
- a CDS encoding ABC transporter substrate-binding protein; amino-acid sequence: MKLGKRFVFFVAGLLLAIGLVACGGEKSNSGGNGADKKEDGDKKASEVAQGVTDDEIKVGHLGPQTGPTAIYDLIRKGADSYFKYVNENGGVNGRQIKFIAYDDQYQPAKTVQQAKKLVDEDKVFAMLGNVCTPCNTAAKDYYIEKGIPMIMISTGAKEFVDPPLKNYMGSSIMNYRVETKIMLDYAVKELGAKKIALAYQNDDYGKEGYEAVKEGVKDYDGVEIVVETPFLSTDTDLSSQAQKIDQAKPDTVFMISVPNPAANMKKALHKIGVKDINYFVSSVGADDNNLFELAGKEVWEGTYSAATLPKPEFAKDDEDVQLFVDRFKKDYPNDPTEGFSMVGWAAGQVFVEALEKTGDDLTWDNFLESFNSFDNWDGSLYAGVSFSPENHYGLTSTFLTQAKDGHIEPITKPATFDPATGEIKYSE